The DNA region CACTAGACAAAAAACCAAGACGTTTAGCTTCGGTTTTAATTAAGTTAGACCACTTTGTGGAGTTATTATTAACTATCAAAGTTTAATATAAGTTTATTGTGCTAAAGTACATAAACAATTTATTTTTTTTGTCTAAATTTACTGCGATGAACTACTTACTAATATGTTTTTTGCTTTTATCTAGCAATGATTATAATGAAAATCCTGAATTAACTATTAAAATTGACAATATAGGTCTGCTTGAAGGTCAAATTAGAATTGGAGTTTTTGATAAGAAAAAAGGTTTTTTAAAACGAGAAGCCGCAATTAAACATTATTACATAACTGTTGAAAATACTACAGAAATTATAAAAATAAATGATTTGCCAAAGGGCGATTATGCCTTTTCTATGTTTCATGATGAAAACTCTGATGATGAGTTTAATCAAGGTTTTCTTGGAATTCCGAAAGAACCTTACGGCTTTTCAAATAATATAAAACCGAAATTTTCGGCACCTTCTTATGAAGATTGTAAGTTCTCATTGATTGAAGACCTTGTACTTGAGGTTACACTCAGTGATTAAAATTGCAGCTTAAAAG from Aureibaculum sp. 2308TA14-22 includes:
- a CDS encoding DUF2141 domain-containing protein, with product MNYLLICFLLLSSNDYNENPELTIKIDNIGLLEGQIRIGVFDKKKGFLKREAAIKHYYITVENTTEIIKINDLPKGDYAFSMFHDENSDDEFNQGFLGIPKEPYGFSNNIKPKFSAPSYEDCKFSLIEDLVLEVTLSD